In Horticoccus luteus, the following proteins share a genomic window:
- a CDS encoding 2-oxoglutarate dehydrogenase E1 component gives MNSLNIPTGANAAFIEAAYETWRQNPDSVDPTWRAFFQGFTLGSNGTTAPAAALDESHPPIIDSLKQSNVHYLVNTYRALGHLQAHLDPLSDAPPAHPKLSIGQFGLTEADLDTSFDVGTYLGGGQMKLHAVVDALRATYCEHIGVEYMHIQDGEVRQWLQDRMEPIRNQPHFSRAEKIRILRRVHKAELFERFLHTKYVGQKRFSLEGGETMIAALDALIEHCPSAGVDEVVMGMAHRGRLNVLTSVMRKSFDLLFEQFSENYIPDAVGGDGDVKYHLGYEAVLQTSSGHQVEVRLAANPSHLEIVDPVVEGKARARQRIRGDTERRRVLPLLIHGDAAFAGQGVVAETMNFSQLAGYRTGGTVHFIVNNQIGFTTDPIDARSTRYCTDVAKMIEAPVFHVNGDDPEVVCMTMQLALDFRERFQRDVVIDMYCYRRHGHNESDEPAFTQPTLYRKIASHEQVSAVLSQKLIAEGTITAEESEAVKAEYTAALEANLEKAKARETTRSAKRLAEMEARKFHGSTAVVQPEYHHQPVPTGVTPEVLAQVVRGLTTVPENFKLNSKIKRFLDHRAQAHTAGGPVDWGFGEALAFGTLLLDGTPVRLSGQDCQRGTFSHRHAVLHDAETHETYTPLVNLAEGQAKFCVYNSLLSEAAVLGFDYGYSLDYPQMLCLWEAQFGDFANGAQVVIDQFIVSGESKWQRASGIVLLLPHGYEGQGPEHSSARLERFLQACAENNIQVANLTTPAQFFHILRRQMKRDFRKPLVVMSPKSLLRHPAATSRIDDFTSGAFQEILDDTVATASRVVLCSGKVYYDLCDYREKNKLTDIALVRVEQLYPLHTERLAEIAQKYADARLVWCQEESQNMGAWSYIAPQLETIFGRKPHYAGRDASASPAVGSLALHKLELQAFLKDALTA, from the coding sequence CACTACCTCGTTAACACCTATCGCGCCCTCGGGCATCTCCAAGCGCATCTCGATCCGCTCAGCGACGCGCCCCCGGCTCATCCCAAACTTTCCATCGGGCAATTCGGGCTTACCGAAGCCGATCTCGATACGAGTTTTGACGTCGGCACCTATCTCGGTGGCGGGCAGATGAAACTGCACGCCGTCGTCGATGCGCTCCGCGCCACCTATTGCGAACACATCGGCGTCGAATACATGCACATTCAGGACGGCGAGGTCCGCCAGTGGTTGCAGGATCGCATGGAGCCGATCCGCAATCAGCCGCACTTCTCCCGCGCGGAAAAAATCCGCATCCTGCGCCGCGTTCACAAGGCCGAACTCTTCGAGCGGTTTCTCCACACCAAATACGTTGGCCAGAAACGCTTCTCGCTCGAAGGCGGCGAAACGATGATCGCCGCCCTCGACGCCTTGATCGAGCATTGCCCGTCGGCCGGTGTCGACGAGGTCGTGATGGGCATGGCCCATCGCGGCCGCCTCAACGTCCTCACCAGCGTGATGCGCAAGTCGTTCGATCTCCTGTTCGAACAATTTTCGGAAAACTACATCCCCGATGCCGTCGGTGGCGATGGCGACGTCAAATATCACCTGGGTTACGAGGCTGTTCTCCAAACCTCCTCCGGCCATCAAGTCGAAGTCCGGCTCGCCGCCAATCCCTCGCACTTGGAAATCGTTGACCCCGTCGTCGAGGGCAAAGCCCGCGCCCGGCAGCGCATCCGTGGCGATACTGAGCGCCGCCGCGTGCTGCCTCTGCTGATTCATGGCGACGCCGCGTTTGCCGGCCAAGGCGTGGTCGCCGAAACCATGAACTTCTCGCAGCTCGCCGGCTATCGCACCGGCGGCACGGTCCACTTCATTGTTAACAACCAGATCGGCTTCACCACCGATCCTATCGACGCCCGTTCCACGCGCTACTGCACGGACGTTGCCAAAATGATCGAAGCGCCCGTGTTCCACGTGAATGGCGACGATCCCGAAGTCGTCTGCATGACGATGCAGCTCGCGCTCGACTTCCGCGAACGCTTCCAACGCGACGTCGTGATCGACATGTATTGCTACCGCCGCCACGGCCACAACGAGAGCGACGAGCCCGCGTTCACCCAGCCGACGCTCTACCGCAAGATCGCCAGCCACGAGCAGGTTTCCGCAGTGCTCAGCCAAAAGCTCATCGCCGAAGGCACCATCACCGCCGAGGAATCCGAGGCGGTGAAAGCCGAGTATACCGCCGCCCTCGAAGCCAACCTCGAAAAAGCCAAGGCACGCGAAACCACCCGCTCCGCCAAGCGGCTCGCCGAGATGGAGGCGCGCAAATTCCACGGCTCCACCGCCGTCGTCCAACCGGAATATCACCACCAACCTGTCCCGACAGGCGTCACTCCCGAGGTCCTGGCCCAAGTCGTGCGCGGCCTCACGACCGTCCCCGAGAACTTCAAGCTCAACAGCAAAATCAAACGCTTCCTCGACCACCGCGCGCAAGCGCACACCGCCGGCGGTCCCGTGGATTGGGGCTTCGGCGAAGCCCTCGCATTTGGCACGCTCCTGCTCGACGGCACGCCCGTTCGACTCAGCGGACAGGATTGCCAGCGCGGCACCTTCAGTCATCGCCACGCCGTGCTGCACGATGCCGAGACGCACGAGACCTACACCCCGCTGGTCAACCTCGCAGAAGGCCAGGCGAAGTTTTGCGTTTATAATTCGCTGCTCTCCGAAGCCGCCGTGCTCGGTTTCGACTACGGCTACTCTCTGGACTACCCGCAGATGCTCTGCCTGTGGGAGGCGCAATTCGGCGATTTCGCCAACGGCGCTCAGGTCGTCATCGACCAGTTTATCGTCAGCGGCGAATCCAAGTGGCAACGCGCCAGCGGCATCGTGCTCCTTCTTCCGCACGGCTACGAAGGTCAGGGGCCCGAGCACTCCTCCGCGCGCCTCGAACGCTTTCTCCAGGCTTGTGCCGAGAACAACATCCAGGTCGCCAACCTCACCACCCCCGCGCAGTTTTTCCACATTCTGCGCCGCCAGATGAAACGCGATTTCCGCAAGCCGCTCGTGGTGATGTCGCCCAAATCGTTGCTCCGTCACCCCGCGGCCACATCGCGCATCGACGATTTCACCAGCGGCGCCTTTCAAGAAATCCTCGATGACACGGTCGCCACCGCCAGCCGCGTGGTCCTGTGCTCCGGCAAGGTCTATTACGACCTCTGCGACTACCGCGAAAAAAACAAACTCACCGACATCGCCCTCGTGCGCGTCGAGCAACTCTACCCGCTGCACACCGAACGTCTGGCCGAAATCGCGCAAAAATACGCCGACGCCCGCCTCGTTTGGTGCCAGGAAGAATCCCAAAACATGGGCGCTTGGAGCTACATCGCACCGCAGTTGGAAACCATCTTCGGGCGGAAACCGCATTACGCCGGCCGCGATGCTTCCGCGTCGCCCGCCGTCGGCTCCCTGGCGTTGCACAAACTTGAATTGCAAGCCTTCCTCAAGGACGCGCTAACTGCGTAA
- the odhB gene encoding 2-oxoglutarate dehydrogenase complex dihydrolipoyllysine-residue succinyltransferase has protein sequence MALDVKIPPMGESIVSGVIAKWHVANGDVVKKDQPLFELETDKITSEATAEAAGRITLLAETGAEVKIGEVVARIDTEAAAATAPASGSTPAPAGQPAAPAADTPVSPAVRRIAAESGIDPATVSGTGKAGRVTKGDILAAAEKKPDEPAAAPAPTSVAKPAATPSAAPAPAPAAAKGERQTRRKLTPLRAKIAQRLVAAQHDAAMLTTFNEVDLSAVMALRSKYQDDFVKKNGVKLGFMSFFTKAVVHALKEVPAVNAQLDGDSIIENHYYDIGVAVSTERGLMVPVVRNCETLDLAGIEKAIGDVAKRARDGKITLADLEGGVFTITNGGIFGSMLSTPIINPPQSAILGLHAINERPVALNGQVVIRPMMYLALSYDHRLVDGREAVTFLVKIKQAIEDPARLVIGI, from the coding sequence ATGGCTCTCGACGTAAAAATCCCCCCGATGGGTGAATCCATCGTGTCCGGTGTAATCGCGAAATGGCATGTCGCCAATGGCGACGTGGTCAAAAAAGACCAGCCGCTGTTTGAACTCGAAACCGATAAGATCACCTCGGAAGCCACCGCGGAAGCCGCCGGCCGCATCACGCTCCTCGCCGAGACCGGCGCCGAAGTGAAGATCGGCGAAGTCGTCGCCCGCATCGACACCGAGGCGGCCGCCGCCACCGCTCCCGCCTCCGGGTCAACTCCTGCTCCGGCGGGCCAGCCGGCCGCTCCCGCCGCCGACACTCCCGTCTCGCCCGCCGTGCGCCGCATCGCCGCCGAGAGCGGCATCGATCCCGCCACCGTCAGCGGCACCGGCAAAGCCGGCCGCGTCACCAAAGGCGACATTCTGGCCGCCGCGGAAAAGAAACCCGACGAGCCCGCCGCTGCCCCCGCGCCCACGTCGGTCGCGAAGCCCGCCGCCACCCCGTCTGCGGCTCCTGCCCCGGCACCCGCGGCCGCCAAAGGCGAACGCCAGACACGTCGCAAACTCACCCCTCTGCGCGCGAAAATCGCCCAACGCCTCGTGGCGGCCCAACACGACGCGGCGATGCTCACCACGTTTAACGAGGTCGACCTCTCCGCCGTCATGGCGCTGCGCAGCAAGTATCAGGACGACTTCGTAAAGAAAAACGGCGTGAAGCTCGGCTTCATGTCGTTCTTCACCAAGGCCGTCGTGCACGCCCTCAAGGAAGTGCCCGCCGTCAACGCCCAACTCGACGGCGACAGCATCATCGAAAATCACTACTACGACATCGGCGTCGCTGTTTCCACGGAGCGCGGACTCATGGTCCCTGTCGTGCGTAATTGTGAAACCCTCGATCTCGCCGGCATCGAAAAGGCCATCGGCGATGTCGCGAAACGCGCCCGCGACGGCAAGATCACCCTCGCCGACCTCGAAGGCGGCGTCTTCACCATCACCAATGGCGGCATCTTTGGCTCCATGCTCTCGACGCCGATCATCAACCCGCCACAGAGCGCCATCCTCGGCCTCCACGCCATCAACGAACGCCCCGTCGCGCTGAACGGTCAGGTCGTCATCCGCCCGATGATGTATCTCGCGCTCAGCTACGACCACCGCCTTGTCGACGGCCGCGAAGCCGTCACCTTCCTTGTGAAGATCAAGCAGGCCATCGAGGACCCTGCGCGGCTCGTGATCGGAATCTAA